A stretch of the Ostrea edulis chromosome 9, xbOstEdul1.1, whole genome shotgun sequence genome encodes the following:
- the LOC125657549 gene encoding phosphatidylinositol 4-kinase type 2-beta-like isoform X2, whose amino-acid sequence MTDCDEIQIVEKEESPPHGAVCPTDSLQYETQYGNYFPRDMDYQGIVWESEMAIATGVRPELSAKGTSGCYFVKDRKGKIIGVFKPKDEEPYGILNPKWTKWMHKLCCPCCFGRSCLVPNQGYLSEAGASLVDRKLQLNIVPNTKVVKLGSDTFNYNAIDRAKSRTKHSIMTKVPAVGKKFHRLGLPPKTGSFQLFVNGFKDADFWLRKFDSEDLPVSTATKLQHLFERLVVLDYIIRNTDRGNDNWLIKYEPASSAPKGDNEDSEWSLVENPDISIAAIDNGLAFPFKHPDEWRAYPYHWAWLPQAKVPFSDEIKELVLPQLSDMNFVQDVCDDLYDLFKTDKGFDKRTFTKQMGVMRGQILNLTQALKDNKSPVQLVQMPVVTVERTKEGRVRTDSDQYTQSFSHRAPFFSWC is encoded by the exons ATGACGGACTGTGATGAAATTCAGATTGTGGAAAAAGAGGAGTCTCCGCCTCACGGAGCGGTGTGTCCCACGGACAGCTTGCAGTATGAGACGCAGTACGGAAATTATTTCCCTCGGGACATGGACTATCAGGGGATAGTGTGGGAATCTGAGATGGCTATAGCCACTGGTGTACGGCCAGAGCTCAGTGCTAAAGGGACGAGCGGCTGTTACTTTGTTAAGGATAGGAAAGGC AAAATCATTGGTGTATTTAAACCAAAGGATGAGGAGCCTTATGGAATATTGAATCCAAAATGGACCAAATGGATGCACAAATTGTGCTGTCCCTGTTGTTTTGGGAGGAGTTGTCTGGTGCCAAATCAAGGATACTTATCGGAGGCTGGGGCAAGTCTGGTGGACCGCAAACTACAGCTCAATATAGTACCAAATACTAAA GTTGTAAAACTAGgaagtgatacttttaactacaATGCAATAGACCGAGCTAAATCCCGAACCAAACACAGTATTATGACAAAAGTCCCCGCCGTTGGTAAAAAATTTCATCGACTGGGTTTACCTCCCAAG ACAGGGTCTTTCCAGCTGTTTGTAAATGGTTTCAAAGATGCAGACTTTTGGCTGAGGAAATTTGATAGTGAGGACTTACCTGTTTCTACGGCAACAAAACTGCAGCATTTGTTTGAAAGACTAGTCGTTTTAGATTATATAATTAGAAACACAG ataggGGAAATGACAATTGGTTAATCAAGTATGAACCGGCATCCAGTGCCCCCAAGGGAGATAATGAG gattcAGAGTGGAGCCTTGTAGAAAACCCAGATATATCCATTGCTGCCATTGACAACGGCCTTGCCTTCCCATTCAAACACCCAGATGAATGGCGAGCCT ACCCATATCATTGGGCTTGGTTACCTCAGGCCAAAGTTCCATTCTCTGATGAAATCAAGGAACTGGTTCTACCTCAGCTGTCCGATATGAACTTTGTCCAGGATGTCTGTGATGACCTCTATGATTTATTCAAG ACGGACAAGGGATTTGACAAGAGAACTTTCACCAAACAGATGGGTGTGATGAGAGGGCAG ATTTTGAATTTGACACAAGCATTAAAGGACAACAAGTCTCCCGTACAGTTGGTCCAGATGCCAGTGGTCACTGTGGAGAGGACAAAGGAAGGTCGTGTAAGGACAGACAGTGACCAGTACACCCAGAGCTTCTCTCATAGGGCTCCCTTCTTCTCCTGGTGCTGA